Proteins encoded by one window of Synechococcus sp. MVIR-18-1:
- a CDS encoding glycosyltransferase, protein MSITPLHLVLVSTPIGHLGSGRGGGVELTLTSLLRGLAARGHRITLVAPNGSVAPDDCPELSLHTAGGSDQPSWQHAAKDASVQIPFDGVLPHLWDLALSLGEDADAVINFSYDWLPLWLTPHAKCSLFHLVSMGSVSQAMDEVISQLARWDQRRMSFHTQRQAGDFSLPMPPSIVGNGFDLTRYQLQLSLHGPLGWAGRIAPEKGLEDAAAVAAALGETLLVWGLVEDADYAQSVEAAVPPGTINWRGFQPTHQLQKELGCCRALLNTPKWNEAYGNVVVEAMACGVPVVAYDRGGPGELIQNGVTGWLVHPDDLEALKMASSKVDQIDRQACRRWVEQNASHTVFAQRVEAWIRQGLSARDGTIAPCR, encoded by the coding sequence ATGAGCATCACCCCTCTGCATTTGGTACTGGTCAGTACACCCATCGGACATTTAGGCAGTGGACGCGGTGGTGGTGTGGAACTAACGCTGACCTCGTTATTGCGCGGTCTAGCCGCAAGAGGGCATCGGATCACCCTGGTCGCCCCTAACGGATCGGTTGCGCCTGACGACTGCCCTGAACTCTCACTACACACCGCTGGGGGCAGCGATCAACCCAGCTGGCAACATGCCGCAAAAGACGCTTCCGTTCAAATTCCCTTTGATGGTGTGCTTCCACATTTGTGGGACCTTGCTTTGTCCTTGGGCGAGGACGCCGATGCAGTGATCAACTTCAGCTACGACTGGTTACCGCTCTGGCTCACTCCCCATGCGAAGTGCTCGTTATTTCATTTGGTGAGCATGGGGTCGGTCTCGCAGGCGATGGATGAAGTCATCTCTCAACTCGCGCGCTGGGACCAAAGGCGAATGTCATTCCATACCCAACGACAGGCAGGGGATTTTTCATTGCCCATGCCACCTTCAATTGTGGGGAATGGCTTTGACCTCACGCGTTATCAGTTGCAGTTGTCCCTCCATGGCCCACTCGGATGGGCCGGACGCATCGCGCCTGAAAAAGGCCTCGAAGATGCTGCAGCTGTTGCCGCTGCTCTGGGAGAAACGCTTCTGGTTTGGGGCTTGGTCGAAGATGCTGACTATGCACAATCGGTGGAAGCCGCCGTGCCTCCAGGAACCATTAATTGGCGCGGTTTTCAGCCGACACACCAACTTCAGAAAGAGCTTGGCTGCTGCCGCGCTCTCCTGAATACGCCCAAATGGAATGAGGCCTACGGCAATGTGGTGGTGGAAGCCATGGCCTGCGGTGTCCCTGTTGTGGCCTACGACCGCGGTGGTCCGGGCGAACTGATTCAAAACGGAGTCACGGGATGGCTTGTGCATCCCGATGATCTCGAGGCCCTAAAAATGGCAAGCAGCAAAGTCGATCAAATCGATCGACAAGCTTGTCGCCGTTGGGTGGAACAGAACGCCAGCCATACGGTGTTTGCACAACGCGTTGAGGCTTGGATCAGGCAGGGACTCTCTGCAAGGGATGGCACGATCGCCCCATGTCGATGA
- a CDS encoding DMT family transporter: MGSLRRGLLMVLPFVLWGTAMTAMAPLVSTGGPILVSCLRLLPAGIVVIAFVPLLGRSLAIDPGDRGWFLLFTLIDAVLFQICLARGLEGTGAGLGSVLIDSQPLMVALLARWLFAETINPIGWVGLVLGLVGIICLGVPQPLLRHWWLLGEGVSFQSGWQAGTGWMLAAAIAMAVGTVLSRFACRNSDPVAVTGWHMLLGGLPLLVWHGLDGAFPLIPPWSVSAWTQMAYASLMGGAVAYALFFWFASREDLTGFTTLGFLTPVFALASGGLLLQERLNNLQWLAVLLVLISVVLVSQRKRFWEPVALINETQQGDLGA; encoded by the coding sequence ATGGGATCTCTCCGCCGAGGGCTGCTGATGGTCCTGCCGTTCGTCCTCTGGGGAACGGCGATGACAGCAATGGCTCCCCTGGTCAGCACAGGAGGGCCGATTCTGGTGTCCTGCCTGAGGCTGCTCCCGGCTGGAATCGTCGTGATCGCCTTTGTTCCGCTGCTCGGGCGTTCGTTAGCGATTGATCCTGGGGATCGGGGCTGGTTTCTCCTATTCACCCTGATTGATGCCGTGCTGTTTCAGATCTGCCTGGCACGCGGACTCGAAGGCACTGGCGCCGGCCTCGGGTCAGTGTTGATTGATTCTCAGCCGTTGATGGTTGCCCTGCTCGCCCGCTGGCTTTTTGCAGAAACAATCAATCCCATCGGTTGGGTGGGATTGGTTCTTGGCCTGGTGGGAATTATCTGTCTAGGTGTTCCCCAACCGCTTCTACGGCACTGGTGGCTATTGGGTGAGGGAGTGTCGTTTCAATCGGGTTGGCAGGCTGGAACGGGCTGGATGTTGGCGGCTGCCATTGCGATGGCTGTCGGCACCGTTCTGAGTCGATTTGCCTGCCGAAATAGTGATCCTGTAGCCGTCACGGGATGGCACATGCTGCTGGGTGGACTGCCCTTGCTGGTTTGGCATGGGCTCGACGGAGCCTTCCCGCTAATACCTCCTTGGTCCGTCTCTGCTTGGACGCAAATGGCCTATGCATCTCTGATGGGGGGCGCCGTGGCCTACGCCCTATTTTTCTGGTTTGCCAGTCGTGAGGACCTGACAGGGTTCACCACACTTGGATTTCTCACACCCGTTTTTGCACTTGCTTCCGGCGGGCTGTTGTTGCAAGAACGACTCAACAACCTTCAATGGTTGGCAGTGCTTTTGGTTCTAATTTCGGTGGTATTGGTGAGCCAACGCAAACGTTTCTGGGAACCGGTTGCTCTCATAAACGAAACCCAGCAGGGCGATCTCGGAGCATGA
- the sppA gene encoding signal peptide peptidase SppA, producing the protein MIWPWRRKSRRTMARIAIEGAITGSTRRRVLKALKEVQEREFPALLLRIDSPGGTVGDSQEIHAALLRLREKGCHVVASFGNISASGGVYVGVAADRIVSNPGTITGSIGVILRGNNLSKLLDRVGVKFETVKSGAFKDILSPDRALGSEERELLQALIDSSYEQFVAAVAEGRKLDPSCVREFADGRVFSGAQAKDLGLVDELGDEECARVLAAQLADLDEERCRVVTLGKPRKPLLQGLSGSNLLARIQELVTVEMELSGQPLWLFRP; encoded by the coding sequence ATGATCTGGCCCTGGCGCCGCAAGTCCCGGCGAACGATGGCGAGGATCGCCATTGAAGGGGCGATCACTGGCTCCACCCGCCGTCGCGTCCTTAAAGCCTTAAAGGAGGTTCAGGAGAGGGAATTCCCTGCACTGTTGCTGCGAATTGATAGTCCTGGAGGGACTGTTGGCGACAGCCAGGAGATCCATGCAGCCTTGCTGAGGCTGCGCGAAAAAGGCTGTCATGTTGTTGCCAGCTTTGGAAATATTTCTGCATCTGGTGGGGTTTATGTCGGTGTTGCCGCAGACAGGATCGTGTCCAATCCAGGCACGATTACCGGTTCCATCGGCGTGATTCTTCGCGGCAACAACCTGTCCAAATTGCTGGATCGTGTTGGGGTCAAATTTGAAACGGTCAAAAGTGGAGCCTTTAAAGACATCCTTTCTCCAGATCGTGCCCTTGGCTCAGAAGAACGTGAGCTGCTTCAAGCTCTGATTGACAGCAGCTATGAGCAATTTGTGGCGGCCGTTGCAGAAGGACGAAAGCTTGATCCAAGCTGTGTTCGCGAGTTTGCTGACGGACGGGTGTTCAGTGGTGCGCAGGCCAAAGATCTTGGGCTCGTGGATGAACTGGGTGACGAAGAGTGCGCAAGGGTGCTTGCGGCACAGTTGGCTGATCTGGATGAGGAGCGCTGCCGCGTGGTGACACTTGGAAAACCCCGAAAGCCATTGCTGCAAGGGTTGTCAGGGTCCAATCTGCTCGCCCGAATTCAGGAGCTCGTCACGGTTGAAATGGAGCTCAGCGGTCAACCTTTGTGGTTGTTTCGGCCATGA
- the aroH gene encoding chorismate mutase: protein MTMGSGLTLRGLRGATTCSTNTVVAIEQAVSELMDALVKHNALKPDCIVSITFSVTTDLDACFPAAVARRREGWDGVALLDCQQMAVEGDLDRCIRLLAHTWMPADQELRHVYLGEASRLRPDRSSHN from the coding sequence ATGACCATGGGGAGCGGATTGACCTTGCGCGGTTTACGTGGTGCGACCACCTGCAGCACCAACACAGTTGTTGCGATTGAGCAGGCGGTCTCTGAACTGATGGACGCCCTGGTGAAACACAACGCTCTGAAGCCGGACTGCATCGTGTCGATCACGTTCTCTGTGACGACCGATCTGGATGCGTGTTTCCCGGCTGCTGTTGCAAGGCGCCGCGAAGGTTGGGATGGGGTGGCCCTCCTCGACTGTCAGCAGATGGCTGTTGAGGGCGATCTGGATAGGTGCATTCGTCTTCTGGCCCACACCTGGATGCCAGCAGATCAAGAGCTTCGCCACGTCTATCTGGGGGAAGCCAGCCGCCTCAGGCCAGATAGATCCAGTCACAACTGA
- a CDS encoding DUF2808 domain-containing protein, translating to MDFLPTTPIRRLAVVAGVIGCGVVASASVVEMLQPVAVQAQNTPSLMEFRWESDRNYRKLYYVQTSTRTRERSEYFLVLRPKDRKTAILKLTITIPDYFNAKIRPNKLKLCKMKKGGMLSRSRCEEVIPAVFEVSENQTAIEVFPETPIPTEDTYAVSMTIFNPNKSGMFQLNALAQAPGDVPVAGYLGSWNFSID from the coding sequence ATGGACTTTTTGCCCACGACCCCGATCCGCCGCCTCGCTGTTGTTGCAGGGGTGATCGGTTGCGGAGTCGTTGCTTCTGCTTCGGTGGTCGAGATGCTCCAACCCGTTGCAGTTCAAGCTCAGAACACTCCCTCTTTGATGGAGTTTCGCTGGGAAAGCGATAGAAATTATCGCAAGTTGTACTACGTCCAAACGAGCACTCGTACGCGCGAGCGTTCGGAATACTTCCTGGTGCTTCGGCCGAAAGATCGCAAAACCGCGATCCTCAAACTCACCATCACTATTCCTGATTACTTCAACGCAAAGATCCGCCCCAACAAATTGAAGCTCTGCAAGATGAAGAAGGGCGGCATGCTCAGCAGAAGCCGTTGTGAAGAGGTCATCCCTGCTGTTTTTGAGGTCAGCGAGAACCAAACGGCAATTGAGGTTTTCCCTGAAACTCCGATTCCCACTGAAGACACCTATGCCGTGTCGATGACGATCTTCAATCCCAATAAATCTGGGATGTTTCAGTTGAATGCTCTGGCACAGGCGCCTGGAGACGTTCCAGTGGCGGGCTACTTAGGGAGTTGGAACTTCAGTATCGACTAA
- the rpmH gene encoding 50S ribosomal protein L34: MTKRTFGGTSRKRKRVSGFRVRMRSHTGRRVIRTRRKRGRSRLAA; this comes from the coding sequence ATGACCAAACGAACTTTTGGTGGCACCAGCCGTAAGCGCAAACGCGTTTCGGGTTTCCGTGTTCGCATGCGTTCTCACACCGGCCGTCGCGTGATTCGTACGCGTCGTAAGCGTGGACGTTCACGCTTGGCTGCTTGA
- a CDS encoding ribonuclease P protein component: protein MVLPTSMRLRGHRCFDYLHRRGQRFHGSLMTLRKASAMPRLLRWECRPVGESGETAVCRCAVVISSKVSKRAVIRNRLRRLLHDHLREHFEQSFQHSNTWVLISLKPGAEAKDAPVLEECDRLLQQAGY from the coding sequence ATGGTGCTTCCCACGTCAATGCGATTGCGGGGTCATCGCTGTTTCGATTATCTGCATCGCAGGGGTCAGCGCTTCCACGGATCGCTGATGACTCTGCGTAAAGCCTCGGCGATGCCGAGGCTTCTGCGTTGGGAGTGCCGCCCTGTTGGGGAGAGTGGCGAAACGGCTGTTTGCCGATGCGCTGTGGTGATCAGTAGCAAGGTCAGTAAACGGGCTGTCATCCGCAATCGGCTCAGACGCTTGTTGCACGACCACTTACGTGAGCATTTTGAGCAGTCGTTTCAGCACTCCAATACCTGGGTTCTGATCAGCCTTAAACCCGGTGCAGAGGCCAAAGATGCTCCTGTCCTGGAAGAATGCGACAGATTGCTCCAACAAGCAGGGTATTAG
- a CDS encoding PH domain-containing protein has product MPTSIQEETFYEGGPARGDLIFNLLLGLTLIGLPFAVGAIVRAVWLRFNITSRRISVTGGWMGRDRSQVAFSQVREVRSVSRGFGAWGDMVLVLTDGSRLELRSVPRFRELEAFIEERIRVRRENASEKDADSKGFAA; this is encoded by the coding sequence ATGCCAACTTCCATCCAAGAAGAGACCTTCTACGAAGGCGGTCCAGCTCGCGGTGACTTGATCTTCAATCTTTTGCTTGGGCTGACCTTGATCGGTCTGCCCTTTGCTGTTGGAGCGATTGTTCGTGCGGTCTGGTTGCGTTTCAACATCACCAGTCGTCGCATTTCTGTGACCGGTGGCTGGATGGGACGGGATCGCAGTCAGGTGGCCTTTAGCCAGGTGCGTGAAGTCCGCAGCGTGTCGCGCGGTTTTGGCGCCTGGGGCGACATGGTTCTTGTCTTGACAGACGGATCACGCCTGGAGTTGCGCTCGGTCCCACGCTTCCGGGAGCTCGAGGCTTTCATCGAAGAGCGCATCCGTGTCCGACGTGAAAACGCGAGTGAGAAAGATGCAGACAGCAAGGGCTTCGCTGCCTGA
- the yidC gene encoding membrane protein insertase YidC, producing the protein MIGYISDNLLLPILDFFYGLVPSYGLAIVALTVVIRLALFPLSAGSIRSARRMRIAQPVMQKRQAEIKARYASDPKKQQAELGKLMKEFGSPLAGCLPLLVQMPILFALFATLRGSPFADVPYTLNLKVLPADQIAAVEPKPFTSASHSIFITETNHVPIIASLPGGTKIGAGETVPIQLETRGGESFRDVISGVDNGQRFLPTWTVTKGEGIVSVSETGTITALTTGDATVEGKITGLAARSGFLFIKALGQVGFYTEGAINWDIAILIGAFGLSLFASQLLSGMGMPANPQQSTANKITPVMITGMFLFFPLPAGVLLYMVIANIFQALQTFLLTREALPENLQSILDDQRLQNSQPAAASAGGGSTSGRMPFEPKGGNK; encoded by the coding sequence GTGATCGGGTACATCTCCGACAATCTGCTGCTGCCAATCCTGGATTTTTTCTACGGATTGGTCCCGAGCTATGGCCTGGCGATCGTGGCCCTCACGGTGGTAATTCGCCTGGCGTTGTTCCCTCTCAGCGCAGGGTCGATTCGTAGCGCCAGACGCATGCGCATCGCTCAGCCTGTGATGCAGAAGCGCCAGGCTGAGATCAAAGCCCGTTACGCAAGCGATCCTAAAAAGCAGCAAGCCGAACTCGGAAAGCTGATGAAGGAGTTCGGTAGCCCCCTGGCGGGCTGCTTGCCGCTCCTCGTTCAAATGCCGATTTTGTTTGCGCTGTTCGCAACTTTGAGGGGATCACCCTTTGCGGATGTGCCTTACACCCTCAATCTCAAAGTGCTTCCCGCTGATCAGATTGCGGCTGTTGAGCCCAAGCCTTTCACCAGCGCCAGTCATTCGATCTTCATTACGGAAACGAATCACGTTCCCATCATCGCGAGCCTTCCTGGCGGTACCAAGATCGGCGCTGGAGAGACTGTTCCGATTCAGCTCGAGACCCGTGGTGGAGAAAGTTTCCGCGATGTGATTTCTGGCGTCGATAACGGCCAAAGGTTTCTTCCAACTTGGACGGTTACCAAGGGAGAGGGAATTGTCAGCGTGAGTGAGACGGGAACGATTACAGCCCTCACGACTGGCGATGCAACCGTTGAAGGGAAAATTACAGGTTTGGCCGCTCGCAGCGGCTTCTTGTTCATCAAAGCCCTAGGTCAGGTTGGCTTTTACACCGAGGGTGCGATCAATTGGGACATCGCAATTCTCATTGGCGCATTCGGTCTGAGTTTGTTTGCTTCTCAGCTTCTCTCCGGGATGGGGATGCCTGCCAATCCGCAGCAGTCCACCGCTAACAAGATCACTCCAGTGATGATTACTGGGATGTTCCTGTTTTTCCCACTCCCTGCCGGTGTTTTGCTTTACATGGTGATTGCCAATATTTTCCAGGCACTGCAAACGTTTTTGCTCACGCGCGAGGCTTTGCCGGAAAATCTTCAGTCGATTCTTGATGACCAAAGGCTGCAAAATTCTCAGCCTGCAGCGGCCTCCGCAGGTGGCGGATCCACGTCTGGACGCATGCCGTTTGAGCCCAAAGGCGGAAACAAATGA
- a CDS encoding DUF177 domain-containing protein, which yields MIPGLEPVPLRELQALGSVREWEFEGPLEELPSLTPVRGTIRAEHRGNILEVSGSAQTIVCLCCDRCLKHFNRELSTGTNELIWLGDREDEAEMAEEGLDASSVDGLVECLDPRGLFEPERWVFEQLSLQMPAVNFCGDGCSGMPQSVNPEQTASVTPSADPRWEALLSLRSDPGEESEVTRD from the coding sequence ATGATTCCTGGGCTTGAGCCCGTTCCCCTTCGCGAGCTGCAAGCTCTTGGTTCCGTTCGTGAGTGGGAATTCGAAGGCCCACTTGAGGAGCTGCCCTCCCTCACCCCAGTTCGCGGAACCATTCGGGCCGAGCATCGCGGCAATATTCTTGAAGTTTCCGGTTCAGCTCAGACCATCGTTTGTTTGTGTTGCGATCGCTGTCTGAAGCATTTCAACCGCGAATTGTCCACGGGAACGAATGAGTTGATCTGGCTTGGAGATCGTGAAGATGAAGCGGAGATGGCGGAAGAGGGCCTGGATGCATCTTCAGTGGATGGACTTGTGGAGTGTCTGGATCCAAGGGGCCTTTTTGAACCAGAGCGATGGGTGTTTGAACAGTTGAGTCTTCAAATGCCAGCTGTAAATTTCTGCGGTGATGGTTGCTCAGGAATGCCTCAATCGGTCAACCCAGAGCAGACAGCTTCGGTGACGCCGTCTGCCGATCCGCGTTGGGAGGCTCTCTTGAGCCTGCGCTCTGACCCAGGCGAGGAGTCGGAGGTGACGCGTGACTGA
- a CDS encoding AAA family ATPase has product MTEQWAQQLDLLIRAGTPLIWIRSHEEERVESLLRQAAERLPGRRLASWDFVSGLSGVLGSEGLGARQPMLVLQWLQDLDGNSPTLLLLKDVHRFCDDPGIARMLRNLTSLLRGRPHTLVLGCGSWTPPPDLEEALTLLDLPLPQEQELMTLLGNISKATGSPLNSEVLEELTHACCGLSESRVRHVAAKALAQRGELGRQDLADVLEEKRLALARSEVLEFCRTDATPADIGGLEALKQWLEQRHRAFSDEARRFGLPLPRGVLLVGPQGTGKSLTARVIAHSWSMPLLRLDVGRLFAGLVGASEARTREMIQRAEAMAPCVLWIDEIDKGFGSDGRSDGGTSQRVLATVLTWMAEKTSPVFVVATANGVERLPAELLRKGRFDEIFLLDMPARSERQSIMELHISRRRPGLRLPVETVVDRTDGYSGAELEQTVIEAMHLAFAESRELAESDLIQAAAQLVPLSRTAKEQLEGLKQWASSGRARPASLRLVTNPDRA; this is encoded by the coding sequence GTGACTGAACAGTGGGCACAACAACTCGATCTTCTGATTCGTGCGGGCACCCCTCTGATTTGGATTCGCAGCCACGAGGAGGAGCGCGTTGAATCTCTGCTGAGACAAGCGGCCGAACGCTTGCCTGGGCGTCGACTGGCGTCATGGGACTTTGTGAGTGGCCTGTCCGGCGTGCTTGGCAGCGAGGGACTTGGTGCGCGCCAGCCCATGCTGGTTTTGCAGTGGTTGCAGGATCTCGATGGCAACAGCCCCACGCTGCTGTTGCTCAAAGATGTGCATCGCTTCTGCGATGACCCGGGCATCGCCCGCATGCTTCGCAATCTCACAAGCTTGTTGCGTGGCCGCCCTCATACGCTCGTGCTCGGTTGTGGTAGCTGGACGCCGCCACCCGATTTAGAAGAGGCCCTCACCCTGCTCGACTTGCCGCTTCCGCAAGAGCAGGAATTGATGACCTTGCTTGGCAATATTTCCAAGGCAACAGGATCGCCTCTCAATAGCGAGGTGCTTGAGGAGCTCACCCATGCCTGCTGCGGATTAAGTGAATCACGGGTTCGTCACGTTGCAGCGAAGGCGCTGGCTCAGCGCGGTGAGCTCGGACGCCAGGACCTTGCTGACGTGCTGGAGGAGAAGCGCCTCGCGCTGGCTCGCAGCGAAGTGCTGGAGTTCTGCCGTACCGATGCCACCCCTGCAGATATTGGTGGGCTGGAGGCTCTCAAGCAGTGGTTAGAACAGCGCCATCGTGCCTTCAGTGATGAAGCCCGGCGCTTCGGCTTGCCCCTCCCTCGTGGTGTTTTATTGGTCGGGCCGCAGGGAACGGGTAAATCGCTGACGGCGCGAGTGATTGCCCACAGCTGGTCCATGCCACTCCTGCGCTTGGATGTGGGGCGTCTTTTTGCTGGCCTCGTTGGAGCGAGCGAAGCACGAACACGCGAAATGATTCAAAGGGCTGAAGCGATGGCTCCTTGCGTGCTTTGGATTGATGAGATTGACAAAGGCTTTGGAAGCGACGGCCGAAGTGATGGCGGAACCAGCCAACGGGTGTTGGCCACCGTGCTGACATGGATGGCGGAGAAAACGTCTCCCGTTTTTGTTGTGGCTACAGCCAATGGAGTGGAAAGGCTTCCCGCTGAACTCCTAAGAAAGGGCCGCTTCGACGAGATTTTTCTCCTTGATATGCCAGCTCGCTCTGAACGTCAGAGCATCATGGAATTGCATATCAGTCGCAGACGCCCAGGTCTTCGCCTTCCTGTTGAAACTGTCGTGGACCGGACGGATGGTTACTCCGGTGCAGAGCTAGAGCAAACGGTGATCGAAGCCATGCACCTTGCCTTTGCAGAGAGCCGTGAATTGGCGGAGTCCGACTTAATTCAAGCCGCTGCTCAATTGGTTCCTCTCTCGCGTACCGCTAAAGAACAATTGGAAGGCCTCAAGCAATGGGCTAGTAGCGGCAGGGCGCGGCCAGCTTCATTGCGACTGGTAACGAACCCTGACAGGGCGTAA
- the serS gene encoding serine--tRNA ligase has translation MLDQRLVRDNPELISRELGRRGMDVDLTGLQLIAQQQRDLEERRSGLQADGNRIGKEVGQRIQAGADPKGAEVAELRLQGNQIKQTVAVLEDEEKQLTARLREELLSYPNLPSKACPDGRSEDDNKEVRRWGDPRVEDGLMEHWQIAEQLSLLDTERSVRIAQSRFVTLFGQGARLERSLINFMLDLHTGKGYREVLPPVLVNSASLKGSGQLPKFAEESFRCADDDLWLTPTAEVPLTSLHRDEIIPSEQLPLRYVAYSPCFRREAGSYGRDTRGLIRLHQFNKVELYWFVHPEHSEEAHAQITADAEAVLQALELPYRVLELCTGDLGFSAARTYDLEVWLAGAGAFREISSCSVCSDFQARRSSIRTKDGKTTRLVHTLNGSGLAIGRTMAALLENGQQPDGSVKLPQALVPYFGCDRLQPE, from the coding sequence GTGCTTGACCAGCGCCTGGTGCGTGACAACCCCGAACTGATTTCCCGTGAGTTGGGACGTAGGGGGATGGATGTTGATCTCACAGGTCTTCAGCTGATTGCACAGCAGCAACGCGATCTCGAGGAGCGTCGCAGCGGCCTTCAAGCCGATGGCAACCGCATTGGCAAAGAGGTTGGTCAGCGCATTCAAGCCGGGGCCGATCCCAAGGGGGCTGAGGTTGCAGAGCTTCGCCTGCAAGGCAATCAAATTAAGCAGACAGTGGCCGTTCTCGAGGATGAGGAGAAGCAGCTCACCGCGCGGCTGCGTGAAGAGCTACTTAGCTACCCCAATCTGCCTTCAAAGGCCTGTCCAGACGGTCGCAGCGAAGACGACAACAAAGAAGTGCGTCGCTGGGGTGATCCCAGGGTGGAAGACGGGCTCATGGAGCATTGGCAAATTGCAGAGCAGCTGTCTTTGCTCGACACGGAGCGTTCCGTGAGAATTGCCCAGAGTCGTTTTGTGACCCTGTTTGGGCAAGGCGCTCGGCTAGAGCGATCGCTCATCAACTTCATGCTGGACCTGCACACGGGGAAGGGGTACCGCGAGGTGCTCCCTCCGGTTTTGGTGAATAGCGCAAGCCTGAAGGGATCAGGGCAACTGCCCAAATTTGCTGAAGAGAGTTTTCGTTGTGCAGACGATGACCTCTGGTTGACCCCAACCGCTGAGGTTCCGCTGACCTCTCTGCATCGCGACGAAATTATTCCTTCGGAACAATTGCCACTGCGTTACGTGGCTTACAGCCCCTGCTTTCGCAGGGAGGCCGGTAGCTATGGACGTGACACGCGGGGCCTGATCCGACTGCATCAATTCAACAAAGTGGAGCTGTATTGGTTTGTCCATCCCGAGCACTCTGAGGAGGCTCATGCGCAGATCACCGCCGACGCCGAGGCCGTGCTTCAGGCTTTGGAGCTGCCCTATCGCGTGCTTGAGCTCTGCACGGGTGATCTGGGCTTCTCCGCCGCCCGCACCTATGACCTCGAAGTTTGGTTGGCGGGAGCGGGTGCTTTCAGGGAGATCTCGAGCTGCAGTGTCTGTTCTGATTTCCAGGCTCGTCGTTCCTCGATTCGCACGAAAGACGGCAAGACCACACGTTTGGTTCACACGCTCAACGGCAGTGGCCTCGCGATTGGCCGCACCATGGCTGCTCTGCTTGAGAACGGGCAACAGCCTGACGGGAGCGTGAAACTTCCCCAGGCTTTGGTTCCTTACTTCGGTTGCGATCGTCTCCAGCCAGAATGA
- the rseP gene encoding RIP metalloprotease RseP, translated as MNVLAALLVLGLLIVIHEAGHFLAARVQGIRVNGFSIGFGPALWKLERGGVTYALRALPLGGFVSFPDDEEDSPIPADDPDLLRNRPIPQRALVISAGVLANLLLAWVVLVGHTALAGVPGDPDPGVMVMAVQQGEPAEIAGLQAGDQILSIEGLPLGRGEKAVKEAVTPVRDSPSKALSLEVQRNGLVRVIQLTPEDHQGQGRIGAQLQANFSGTTRAVTGLGEAIASGSEQFGGLLQRTVAGYGALFTDFGTTAQQVSGPVKIVEMGAQLSSQGGSGLALFMALISINLAVLNALPLPLLDGGQLVFILLEGVRGRPIPERFQLIVMQSSFLLVVGLSVLLIVRDTSQLSVVQRLLGQ; from the coding sequence ATGAACGTTCTGGCAGCACTATTGGTTCTGGGGCTGCTGATCGTGATCCATGAGGCTGGTCACTTTCTTGCAGCCAGAGTTCAGGGGATCCGTGTGAATGGATTTTCCATTGGGTTTGGACCTGCCCTCTGGAAACTTGAGCGTGGAGGCGTGACCTATGCCCTGCGCGCTCTCCCTCTTGGCGGATTCGTGTCCTTCCCTGACGACGAAGAAGACAGTCCAATCCCTGCCGATGATCCAGATCTTCTTCGCAACCGCCCGATTCCACAGAGAGCCCTTGTTATTAGCGCAGGGGTGCTCGCCAACTTGCTGCTCGCCTGGGTGGTTCTCGTTGGACATACGGCATTGGCAGGAGTTCCAGGCGACCCTGATCCCGGGGTGATGGTGATGGCAGTTCAGCAGGGAGAGCCCGCTGAGATCGCGGGTTTGCAAGCCGGTGATCAAATTTTGAGCATCGAAGGATTGCCACTGGGTCGCGGCGAGAAGGCTGTGAAAGAGGCTGTTACGCCAGTGCGAGACAGCCCTTCCAAAGCACTGTCACTTGAAGTGCAGAGAAATGGATTGGTGCGAGTGATCCAGCTCACTCCGGAAGACCATCAAGGGCAGGGACGCATCGGTGCTCAGCTTCAGGCCAATTTCAGTGGAACCACGCGCGCTGTCACTGGCTTGGGCGAAGCGATCGCCAGTGGATCAGAGCAGTTCGGTGGACTTTTGCAGCGCACCGTGGCCGGATATGGAGCCTTGTTCACTGATTTTGGAACGACGGCTCAGCAGGTGAGTGGCCCGGTCAAGATTGTGGAGATGGGCGCCCAGCTCTCCAGTCAGGGAGGAAGTGGTCTTGCCCTCTTCATGGCTTTGATTTCGATCAACCTCGCGGTGCTCAATGCGCTCCCATTGCCGCTTCTTGATGGTGGTCAATTGGTGTTCATTCTTTTGGAGGGGGTCCGCGGACGGCCTATCCCAGAGCGCTTTCAGTTGATCGTGATGCAATCCAGCTTTTTGCTCGTCGTTGGCCTGAGTGTTCTTTTGATCGTGCGCGATACAAGTCAACTCTCGGTTGTTCAGCGCTTGCTTGGTCAGTGA